Proteins co-encoded in one Actinobacillus succinogenes 130Z genomic window:
- the dtd gene encoding D-aminoacyl-tRNA deacylase — MIALIQRVTRAQVDVDGKTAGKIGKGLLVLLGVEKEDNQARANKLAEKVLNYRVFGDENDKMNLNVRQAQGELLVVSQFTLVADTGRGLRPSFSNGATPALADELYRYFIRKCREKIQVETGEFAANMQVSLTNDGPVTFWLQS, encoded by the coding sequence ATGATCGCACTGATTCAACGCGTCACACGGGCGCAAGTGGATGTGGACGGTAAAACCGCGGGAAAAATAGGCAAAGGATTGCTGGTGCTGCTCGGTGTGGAAAAAGAAGACAACCAAGCCCGTGCAAACAAACTGGCGGAAAAAGTGCTGAATTACCGTGTGTTTGGCGACGAAAACGATAAAATGAATCTGAACGTGCGACAAGCACAAGGCGAATTGCTGGTAGTTTCCCAATTCACTTTAGTGGCGGACACCGGACGGGGTTTACGTCCGAGTTTTTCCAACGGTGCCACTCCCGCTTTAGCGGATGAACTTTACCGTTATTTCATACGAAAATGCCGCGAAAAAATTCAGGTGGAAACCGGCGAATTCGCTGCGAACATGCAAGTCAGCCTCACCAACGACGGTCCGGTGACTTTTTGGTTGCAAAGCTAG
- the rmuC gene encoding DNA recombination protein RmuC gives MQQLLENPYFLTALLLGLLCLILLFMLLRRSRDAQELQQDLTKNIQDYNRLADKFDALGALKNQQDLAVARFQTSNDYLHNEIAERDRALQTERDELSKTREKLTALSQELTAFKITLAEKEKNFAEQQQNFTQSKQQLSVEFQNLANRILEEKSQSFSQSNQTALDALLKPFREQIEGFQKRANEIHSENVKGNTALESEIKKVLDIGLSMSQQANNLTSALKGEKKTLGNWGEVQLERALQLAGLMKDEHYRTQVHFKDEQGKNNYPDFVIYLPDNKHLIIDSKMSLVAYESAVNCEDESQRAQFMREHVKAVRNHINDLSQKDYSNLIGMRSPNFVLMFIAVEPAYIEAMKTDTELFNFGYNKNVIMVSHTTLMPILRTVANLWRMERGNEEAREISERAGEIYNQICLVAERLAKLGATLSTVNTRYNETVTALAGQQGLVGKVERFKDLSAKANKTLPKVELLHNDVETDKLSVVKAVDDNSED, from the coding sequence ATGCAACAACTTCTCGAAAATCCTTATTTTCTGACCGCACTTTTACTGGGATTACTGTGTCTTATTTTACTGTTTATGTTGCTGCGGCGCAGCCGGGATGCGCAGGAATTACAACAGGATTTAACGAAAAATATTCAGGATTATAATCGATTGGCGGATAAATTCGATGCATTGGGCGCGTTGAAAAACCAGCAGGATTTAGCGGTGGCGCGCTTTCAAACCAGTAACGATTATCTGCATAATGAGATTGCCGAGCGGGATCGGGCATTGCAAACGGAGCGAGATGAATTGAGCAAAACGCGGGAAAAATTGACCGCACTTTCCCAGGAATTGACGGCATTTAAGATTACGCTGGCGGAAAAAGAGAAAAATTTTGCCGAACAACAGCAGAATTTCACCCAATCCAAGCAACAGCTTTCGGTGGAATTTCAAAATCTGGCAAACCGTATTCTGGAGGAAAAATCCCAATCTTTCAGCCAATCCAATCAAACCGCGTTGGACGCTTTGTTGAAACCGTTCCGCGAACAAATTGAGGGATTTCAGAAACGGGCGAATGAAATTCATTCGGAAAATGTGAAAGGCAATACGGCGCTGGAATCGGAGATTAAAAAAGTGCTCGATATCGGACTTTCCATGTCGCAGCAAGCGAACAATCTGACTTCCGCCTTGAAAGGCGAAAAGAAAACCCTCGGCAACTGGGGTGAGGTGCAGCTTGAACGGGCGCTGCAACTGGCCGGCTTGATGAAAGACGAACATTATCGTACTCAGGTTCATTTTAAAGACGAACAGGGTAAAAATAATTATCCGGATTTTGTGATTTATCTGCCCGATAACAAACATTTGATTATCGACAGCAAAATGTCGCTGGTGGCGTATGAAAGTGCGGTGAATTGCGAAGATGAATCGCAACGCGCACAATTTATGCGCGAACATGTGAAAGCGGTGCGCAATCACATTAACGATTTATCGCAAAAGGATTACAGCAATCTGATCGGTATGCGCAGTCCGAATTTCGTACTCATGTTTATTGCGGTGGAACCCGCTTATATCGAAGCCATGAAAACCGATACGGAGTTGTTTAATTTCGGTTATAACAAAAATGTGATTATGGTATCTCATACTACGCTAATGCCGATTTTGCGTACGGTGGCGAATTTATGGCGGATGGAACGGGGTAACGAAGAAGCCCGTGAAATCAGCGAACGTGCCGGTGAAATTTATAATCAGATTTGTCTGGTGGCGGAACGGCTGGCAAAACTCGGCGCCACGCTTTCCACCGTTAACACCCGTTATAACGAAACCGTAACGGCATTAGCGGGACAGCAAGGTCTGGTAGGTAAAGTGGAACGCTTTAAGGATTTATCGGCAAAAGCCAATAAAACCCTGCCGAAAGTAGAATTGCTGCACAACGATGTGGAAACGGATAAATTGTCAGTGGTTAAAGCTGTTGACGATAATTCCGAAGATTAA
- a CDS encoding virulence factor BrkB family protein yields the protein MKTAFTPFASFGKIFLQRFGQNKLLLEAGALTYSTMLAIVPLIMVIFSIFSAFPIFNDVTGVLKEFIFTNFAPSASDVVGQYIDQFVQNSKKMSAVGIISLIVVALMLINSIDNSLNGIWRTPKRGTLFSFAVYWTILTLGPIIMGVSIAISTYVTNLSLFRGELNLPFGIKLLGFVPFILTWLSFTLIYAIVPNKKINIKHAAAGALVAAVFFTLGKKAFMWYITTFPSYQLIYGAMATLPLMLLWLQLSWLFILLGAQLAAVLDEIQLEQNNEIHSEQVNNKDKK from the coding sequence ATGAAGACTGCTTTCACCCCCTTCGCTTCTTTCGGCAAAATTTTTCTGCAACGTTTCGGTCAAAACAAACTCTTGCTGGAAGCGGGCGCATTAACCTACAGTACCATGCTCGCCATCGTGCCGTTAATTATGGTGATATTTTCCATTTTTTCCGCCTTTCCCATTTTTAATGATGTCACCGGCGTATTAAAGGAATTTATTTTCACCAATTTTGCCCCTTCCGCCAGTGATGTGGTCGGACAATATATCGACCAATTCGTACAAAATTCGAAAAAAATGAGCGCGGTGGGCATTATCAGTCTAATTGTGGTGGCGTTAATGCTGATCAATTCCATCGATAATTCTCTGAACGGCATTTGGCGGACGCCTAAACGCGGTACGCTGTTCTCTTTTGCGGTTTACTGGACTATTTTGACCCTCGGTCCCATCATTATGGGCGTCAGCATTGCCATCAGCACCTATGTCACCAATTTAAGTTTGTTCCGCGGCGAATTGAATCTGCCTTTCGGCATCAAACTGCTCGGTTTTGTGCCTTTTATTCTCACCTGGCTGAGTTTCACGCTGATTTACGCCATTGTGCCGAACAAAAAAATCAACATTAAACATGCCGCCGCCGGTGCCTTGGTTGCCGCCGTTTTCTTCACTTTAGGCAAAAAAGCCTTTATGTGGTATATCACCACTTTTCCCTCTTATCAATTAATCTACGGTGCCATGGCGACCTTACCGCTCATGTTGTTGTGGTTGCAGTTAAGCTGGTTGTTTATTTTATTGGGCGCCCAACTGGCGGCTGTGTTAGATGAAATACAGCTTGAACAAAATAATGAAATCCATTCTGAACAAGTAAATAACAAGGATAAAAAATGA
- a CDS encoding DNA topoisomerase family protein, with translation MASALFEHTKHQEFCPQCGSPLQIRQSKKALFLGCSGYPKCDYIKPLQPFSENKILKQLNETCPECGRFLQLKQGSFGMFIGCSGYPDCHFVVHDKEEATEESVPCPECKKGELVARRGRQGKTFYGCNRFPVCKYTVAGKPYAVNCPQCGSLPVMLKKQTETRRTFICLNKSCKHQFDIKL, from the coding sequence ATGGCATCCGCACTTTTCGAACATACCAAACATCAGGAATTTTGCCCGCAATGCGGTTCGCCGCTGCAAATTCGTCAGAGCAAAAAAGCGCTGTTTTTAGGTTGTTCGGGCTATCCGAAATGTGATTATATTAAACCTTTGCAGCCTTTCAGTGAAAATAAAATCTTAAAACAGCTGAATGAAACCTGCCCCGAATGCGGTCGATTTTTACAGCTCAAACAAGGAAGTTTCGGCATGTTTATCGGCTGCAGCGGTTATCCCGATTGCCATTTCGTAGTGCACGACAAGGAAGAAGCGACAGAAGAAAGCGTGCCTTGTCCCGAATGTAAAAAAGGCGAACTGGTGGCGCGACGCGGACGTCAGGGCAAAACCTTTTACGGCTGTAACCGTTTTCCCGTCTGCAAGTATACCGTCGCCGGCAAACCTTATGCCGTAAACTGCCCGCAATGCGGCAGTTTGCCGGTGATGTTAAAAAAACAAACGGAAACCCGCCGCACTTTTATTTGCCTGAATAAAAGCTGTAAACATCAATTTGACATCAAATTATGA
- a CDS encoding YchJ family protein, translating into MTALCPCQSGLDYADCCEPFHSFKTCPQTAEQLMRSRYCAYVLKNIDYVIQTTVPGQQAQLDKTLLQDWANDTSWTGLQIVRHQPAVSKIHSKVEFNAFFKVNDEKQTHNENSLFVKIDGRWYFVDSTVELPNQKHPCLCGSGKKFKHCCGAYL; encoded by the coding sequence ATGACCGCACTTTGTCCTTGTCAGTCGGGATTGGATTATGCCGATTGCTGCGAACCCTTTCATTCGTTTAAAACCTGCCCGCAAACGGCGGAACAGTTAATGCGCTCCCGCTATTGCGCTTATGTGCTGAAAAACATTGATTATGTGATTCAAACCACCGTGCCCGGCCAACAGGCACAATTAGACAAAACGCTGTTGCAGGATTGGGCGAACGACACATCTTGGACGGGCTTGCAAATCGTACGTCATCAACCCGCAGTTTCCAAAATTCACAGTAAAGTGGAATTTAACGCCTTTTTTAAGGTGAACGATGAGAAACAGACGCATAATGAAAATTCGCTGTTTGTAAAAATTGACGGACGTTGGTATTTTGTAGATTCCACCGTGGAATTACCCAACCAAAAACACCCTTGTTTATGCGGTTCGGGCAAAAAATTCAAACATTGCTGCGGAGCTTATTTATGA